In Halomicrobium zhouii, the sequence TACCAGACCACCAAGCACAACGGCTGCGCCAACTGCGGCTTCCTGCCCCTCCACGGCGCCGACTGACGCGCCCGACACCCGCAGTTTCGAACAGTGCGTCACTCCTCCGGTGCTCACACCGGATCCCGTTTTTCGCGATGCTGGGTCGCTTCGAACACCCCGTCGTCCCGCGAGCCAGACAGAATCCTCAAGTCCCTCGCCACGAGCCCACTATCCATGGAGGTCACGGCGGACGAACTCGCGGGGGTCGTCGACGTCTTCGGCACGTTGACGCGGTCCGAGCTATCTGAGGCGCTGTCGGAACTGGCGTTCAAGCGCGCCGACGAACTGGAGCGTCCGGACGACGCCATCGACGACGCCGTCGCCTCGTACCACCTCGTCGGGTACGACCACCCCGAGAGCGGTGACGGCGGCGACGCCGAGCGACTGCTCGTCCCGGGTCCGACGGCGTTCCCGGAGATTCCCGAGGGCGGTGCGGACCTGCCCCACATCATGGACGTCCCCGAGCGCGACGTCGACCGCGAGGCCCTGACCGCCGCCGTCGCCGACCGCTTCCGGGAGGAGAGCGTCGTCGCGATTCGTAGCGACAATCCCGAGTTTATCGACCGCCTGCTCGACGTGAGCTACGAACTGGAGGTGTGGGGTGACGTGGACGTCTCCGGTGCTCGTGATCAGCTGGTCGAGGCGCAAGAGGAGTAGCCTGCAGGTGAATTTCCGGGGCACTAACGGTAGCTACCGTTCTGACCCCCTGGCGGAATGAAAGGGCGAGGGCCGCTCGTCGGCTCCCGGGCGACGGAAGCACGCGAACGGAGTGAGCGCGCACAGCGAGCCCCGGAGTCACGAGCGACCCGAGGGCTTTCTTCGTCTTGCTGTTATTGCTGGCAACCAATCCGTAGACAGAAGATCCTCCCCCAGAGAGTCCCCGAGCGAATTAAGGCCGTGCCCACCCACGCACTTCGCATGGACTTCGACCGGGTCGCCGACTTCGACGCGGAGGCGGTCACCGGCGAGGACCGCGAGGCCGCGGTCGTGGTCCCGGTGATCGAACGCGAACCCGGCGAGTACTACGTGCTGTTCACGAAGCGGGCCGACCACCTGTCGGACCACCCCGGCCAGATGAGCTTCCCCGGCGGCGGCCACGAACCGGAGGACGACGACCTGCTCCGGACCGCGCTCCGGGAGGCGAACGAGGAGGTCGGCCTCGACCCCCAGGCCGCCCACGTCGTCGGCCGGC encodes:
- a CDS encoding DUF7109 family protein is translated as MEVTADELAGVVDVFGTLTRSELSEALSELAFKRADELERPDDAIDDAVASYHLVGYDHPESGDGGDAERLLVPGPTAFPEIPEGGADLPHIMDVPERDVDREALTAAVADRFREESVVAIRSDNPEFIDRLLDVSYELEVWGDVDVSGARDQLVEAQEE